The proteins below come from a single Dinghuibacter silviterrae genomic window:
- a CDS encoding sodium:solute symporter produces the protein MNRLHTPDILIIAVFLSVTLFFGFRFLRKKQSTESYFLARGKVPAWAIGISLLSTLISSVTFLAYPGEGYSSNWILLVQGLMGPVVLFAMIWFIVPLYRRVIGLSTYEYFEKRFGRFARYYSSLAFVFRQFSAMGTIFYLLALALAGMTGLNTTVMILVIGVLIMVINLLGGMEAVIWLDVVQGFLLFASGIVCLCLVLWSVEGGLPGAWKIAHAAGRTGFGPFDWNFTRLTFWVMAINGIFYAVQKYGADQTVVQRYLTARTDKAALRATILGMCLTVPIWTLFMFIGTALFVFYQQHPAGVPAKADSVFPYFIMTRLPVGVVGFVISAMVSAGICSMSADLNSLAAVAVEDYYKAARPGRTDHHYLVAGRGMIILSGVISILVALCYVGMGDKGVLGIVFTLYAVFSGGIAGIFLLGLFSPRANAQGMTVAIIACILFTAYAVLTSTRIGADNHLLLDLGTYNFTQHKLMLGVYSHLVILVVGYGASLFWPYSVPDRQLLFLRKRRAHA, from the coding sequence ATGAATCGATTGCACACGCCAGACATATTGATTATTGCCGTTTTTTTATCGGTTACCCTGTTTTTCGGATTCCGCTTCCTGCGAAAAAAACAGTCTACCGAATCCTATTTCCTTGCCAGGGGCAAGGTGCCCGCCTGGGCCATCGGGATATCCCTCCTCTCCACCCTGATCTCCAGCGTGACGTTTCTGGCCTATCCGGGCGAGGGGTATTCTTCCAACTGGATCCTCCTGGTACAGGGGCTGATGGGGCCCGTGGTCCTTTTTGCGATGATCTGGTTTATCGTGCCCCTGTACCGGCGGGTGATCGGGCTGAGCACCTATGAATATTTTGAAAAAAGGTTCGGCCGTTTTGCCCGTTATTACAGCTCGCTGGCCTTTGTCTTCCGGCAGTTCTCCGCCATGGGGACCATTTTTTATCTCCTGGCGCTGGCGCTGGCGGGGATGACCGGGCTGAATACAACGGTGATGATCCTCGTCATCGGCGTGCTCATCATGGTCATCAACCTGCTGGGCGGTATGGAGGCGGTCATCTGGCTCGACGTCGTCCAGGGATTTTTGTTGTTTGCCAGCGGAATCGTCTGTCTTTGCCTGGTGCTTTGGTCTGTCGAGGGCGGCCTTCCCGGTGCCTGGAAGATAGCCCACGCCGCGGGGCGTACGGGTTTCGGACCTTTTGACTGGAACTTTACGCGTCTGACCTTTTGGGTCATGGCCATCAATGGTATCTTTTATGCTGTGCAAAAATACGGCGCCGACCAGACGGTCGTCCAGCGTTACCTCACGGCCAGGACGGACAAGGCCGCCCTGCGCGCCACCATCCTGGGCATGTGTCTTACGGTGCCCATCTGGACGCTCTTTATGTTTATCGGTACCGCCCTTTTCGTGTTCTACCAGCAACACCCGGCAGGCGTACCCGCGAAAGCCGATTCGGTTTTTCCTTATTTTATCATGACCCGTTTGCCCGTGGGCGTCGTAGGCTTTGTCATCAGCGCCATGGTGTCCGCCGGCATCTGCTCGATGAGCGCCGACTTGAATTCCCTGGCCGCCGTGGCGGTGGAAGACTATTATAAGGCCGCCCGTCCAGGGCGCACCGACCACCACTACCTCGTGGCAGGGCGGGGGATGATCATCCTTTCCGGTGTGATCTCTATCCTCGTCGCACTTTGTTATGTCGGGATGGGGGACAAGGGCGTGCTCGGCATCGTATTTACGCTCTATGCCGTTTTCTCCGGCGGGATCGCGGGAATCTTTCTCCTCGGTTTGTTTAGCCCCCGCGCCAATGCCCAGGGCATGACGGTCGCCATCATCGCCTGTATCCTGTTTACCGCGTATGCCGTCCTCACGTCCACCCGGATCGGGGCGGACAACCACCTCCTGCTGGACCTGGGGACGTATAATTTCACCCAACACAAACTTATGCTCGGTGTGTATAGTCACCTGGTCATTCTCGTGGTGGGGTATGGGGCCAGTTTGTTCTGGCCGTATTCCGTGCCCGACCGGCAACTTCTTTTTTTGAGGAAAAGGAGGGCGCATGCGTAA